A genomic segment from Spinacia oleracea cultivar Varoflay chromosome 3, BTI_SOV_V1, whole genome shotgun sequence encodes:
- the LOC110795579 gene encoding protein SCO1 homolog 2, mitochondrial codes for MFRSAFLSLRVRWKPAVNLLQRLDPQKRCQFRGYSKSARHTSEKPNGQKLLSETCPSTKTTNYKSLIVLAIPVALLGVAGYARYNDERRAIQKGEGSKKEIPVKGPAIGGLNLINTEGQIVTERDLQGHWVLLYFGYTSSPDVGPEEVQKMAKAVDILESKRNVKLLPVFVTIDPQRDSPSQLKSYLREFDPRIVGLTGSVNSIRQVAQEYRIFFKKIEEDGSDYLIESSHNMYLMSPNMEIMRCFGVEYSATELAEAIDKELKKSAT; via the exons ATGTTTAGGTCAGCTTTTCTTTCTCTCAGAGTTCGTTGGAAGCCGGCGGTCAATTTACTTCAACG GCTTGATCCACAAAAAAGGTGCCAGTTTCGTGGTTATTCTAAATCCGCAAGACACACTTCTGAAAAACCAAATGGCCAGAAATTACTGTCAGAGACATGTCCAAGTACTAAGACTACTAACTACAAGTCATTGATAGTTCTTGCTATT CCTGTTGCTTTGCTTGGAGTGGCTGGTTATGCTCGTTACAATGATGAGAGAAGAGCAATCCAGAAAG GTGAAGGATCAAAAAAAGAAATACCGGTTAAGGGGCCTGCTATTGGTGGTCTTAATTTGATTAATACTGAGGGTCAAATAGTTACTGAACGGGATCTTCAAGGACACTGGGTGCTCTTGTACTTTGGTTATACATCATCACCAGATGTGGGGCCAGAAGAAGTGCAGAAAATGGCAAAGGCCGTCGACATATTAG AGTCAAAACGGAATGTTAAGCTTCTACCTGTCTTTGTCACAATTGATCCTCAGCGTGATTCTCCTTCACAGCTAAAAAGTTATCTTAGAG AGTTTGATCCAAGAATAGTGGGGTTAACTGGATCTGTTAACTCTATAAGGCAAGTAGCACAGGAGTATCGGATATTTTTTAAGAAGATTGAAGAGGACGGGAGTGACTATCTTATTGAATCTTCTCATAATAT GTATTTGATGAGCCCAAACATGGAAATAATGAGGTGCTTTGGAGTAGAGTATAGTGCCACAGAGCTAGCAGAAGCTATAGACAAGGAGTTGAAGAAAAGTGCCACTTAA